The following proteins are encoded in a genomic region of Dioscorea cayenensis subsp. rotundata cultivar TDr96_F1 chromosome 8, TDr96_F1_v2_PseudoChromosome.rev07_lg8_w22 25.fasta, whole genome shotgun sequence:
- the LOC120266692 gene encoding cyclin-D6-1-like isoform X3: protein MEFDLENPLTSSDSELDSVSALFSAESDHMSSLTTALDLHSRRQAISLILQVQAQCACNVDPFMAYLAINYVDRYLARHEIPREKPWAAWLLAASSLSLASKMKKSEFSFPDFQMEEGFIFDEQTIHRMELLVLGALDWRVRSITPFSFLRFFLSLFSPAHPPLIHALKDRALRILLKAQIEIKMLEFKPSLIAASALISAAGELFPIQSPAFSTAIFSSDFVNQEKLKDCCLVMREMLEMMTMDGCDRALKMVSSCSTPATVLGGACPSSDSERTVGSSMNGRDVYKDPIEETPPPSSFFCP from the exons ATGGAGTTCGACCTGGAGAACCCGCTCACCAGCTCCGATTCGGAACTAGACTCTGTGTCGGCCCTCTTCTCCGCTGAGTCGGATCACATGAGCTCACTCACCACAGCACTCGACCTTCACTCCCGCCGCCAAGCCATCTCTCTTATCCTCCAGGTCCAG GCGCAGTGCGCGTGCAATGTGGACCCTTTCATGGCCTATCTTGCAATCAACTACGTCGACCGGTACCTCGCTCGCCATGAAATCCCG AGAGAAAAGCCTTGGGCCGCATGGCTCCTCGCAGCTTCCTCGCTATCGCTCGCTTCCAAAATGAAGAAATCCGAGTTCTCATTTCCTGATTTCCAG ATGGAAGAGGGGTTCATTTTCGATGAGCAAACGATTCATCGGATGGAGCTCTTGGTCCTCGGAGCTCTCGATTGGCGGGTGCGATCCATTACGCCGTTCTCTTTCCTTCGATTCTTTCTATCCTTGTTTTCCCCAGCGCATCCCCCGCTGATCCACGCCCTCAAAGACAGAGCTTTGCGCATTCTCCTCAAAGCCCAGATTG AGATTAAGATGCTGGAGTTCAAGCCATCACTGATTGCCGCCTCAGCGCTTATCTCCGCAGCCGGCGAGCTCTTTCCTATCCAATCACCGGCCTTCAGCACCGCCATCTTCTCCTCTGATTTCGTAAATCAA GAGAAACTCAAAGACTGCTGCCTCGTGATGAGGGAGATGCTGGAGATGATGACGATGGACGGCTGTGATCGGGCTCTCAAGATGGTATCCAGCTGCAGTACCCCTGCCACCGTGCTTGGCGGGGCCTGCCCAAGCTCCGACAGCGAAAGGACCGTCGGATCCTCAATGAACGGCCGGGATGTGTATAAGGATCCAATTGAGGAAACCCCACCACCTTCCAGCTTTTTCTGCCCTTAG
- the LOC120266692 gene encoding cyclin-D6-1-like isoform X1 encodes MQQAGCCIASPVMEFDLENPLTSSDSELDSVSALFSAESDHMSSLTTALDLHSRRQAISLILQVQAQCACNVDPFMAYLAINYVDRYLARHEIPREKPWAAWLLAASSLSLASKMKKSEFSFPDFQMEEGFIFDEQTIHRMELLVLGALDWRVRSITPFSFLRFFLSLFSPAHPPLIHALKDRALRILLKAQIEIKMLEFKPSLIAASALISAAGELFPIQSPAFSTAIFSSDFVNQEKLKDCCLVMREMLEMMTMDGCDRALKMVSSCSTPATVLGGACPSSDSERTVGSSMNGRDVYKDPIEETPPPSSFFCP; translated from the exons ATGCAGCAGGCAGGCTGTTGCATTGCATCCCCAG TAATGGAGTTCGACCTGGAGAACCCGCTCACCAGCTCCGATTCGGAACTAGACTCTGTGTCGGCCCTCTTCTCCGCTGAGTCGGATCACATGAGCTCACTCACCACAGCACTCGACCTTCACTCCCGCCGCCAAGCCATCTCTCTTATCCTCCAGGTCCAG GCGCAGTGCGCGTGCAATGTGGACCCTTTCATGGCCTATCTTGCAATCAACTACGTCGACCGGTACCTCGCTCGCCATGAAATCCCG AGAGAAAAGCCTTGGGCCGCATGGCTCCTCGCAGCTTCCTCGCTATCGCTCGCTTCCAAAATGAAGAAATCCGAGTTCTCATTTCCTGATTTCCAG ATGGAAGAGGGGTTCATTTTCGATGAGCAAACGATTCATCGGATGGAGCTCTTGGTCCTCGGAGCTCTCGATTGGCGGGTGCGATCCATTACGCCGTTCTCTTTCCTTCGATTCTTTCTATCCTTGTTTTCCCCAGCGCATCCCCCGCTGATCCACGCCCTCAAAGACAGAGCTTTGCGCATTCTCCTCAAAGCCCAGATTG AGATTAAGATGCTGGAGTTCAAGCCATCACTGATTGCCGCCTCAGCGCTTATCTCCGCAGCCGGCGAGCTCTTTCCTATCCAATCACCGGCCTTCAGCACCGCCATCTTCTCCTCTGATTTCGTAAATCAA GAGAAACTCAAAGACTGCTGCCTCGTGATGAGGGAGATGCTGGAGATGATGACGATGGACGGCTGTGATCGGGCTCTCAAGATGGTATCCAGCTGCAGTACCCCTGCCACCGTGCTTGGCGGGGCCTGCCCAAGCTCCGACAGCGAAAGGACCGTCGGATCCTCAATGAACGGCCGGGATGTGTATAAGGATCCAATTGAGGAAACCCCACCACCTTCCAGCTTTTTCTGCCCTTAG
- the LOC120266692 gene encoding cyclin-D6-1-like isoform X2, whose product MQQAGCCIASPVMEFDLENPLTSSDSELDSVSALFSAESDHMSSLTTALDLHSRRQAISLILQVQAQCACNVDPFMAYLAINYVDRYLARHEIPREKPWAAWLLAASSLSLASKMKKSEFSFPDFQMEEGFIFDEQTIHRMELLVLGALDWRVRSITPFSFLRFFLSLFSPAHPPLIHALKDRALRILLKAQIEIKMLEFKPSLIAASALISAAGELFPIQSPAFSTAIFSSDFEKLKDCCLVMREMLEMMTMDGCDRALKMVSSCSTPATVLGGACPSSDSERTVGSSMNGRDVYKDPIEETPPPSSFFCP is encoded by the exons ATGCAGCAGGCAGGCTGTTGCATTGCATCCCCAG TAATGGAGTTCGACCTGGAGAACCCGCTCACCAGCTCCGATTCGGAACTAGACTCTGTGTCGGCCCTCTTCTCCGCTGAGTCGGATCACATGAGCTCACTCACCACAGCACTCGACCTTCACTCCCGCCGCCAAGCCATCTCTCTTATCCTCCAGGTCCAG GCGCAGTGCGCGTGCAATGTGGACCCTTTCATGGCCTATCTTGCAATCAACTACGTCGACCGGTACCTCGCTCGCCATGAAATCCCG AGAGAAAAGCCTTGGGCCGCATGGCTCCTCGCAGCTTCCTCGCTATCGCTCGCTTCCAAAATGAAGAAATCCGAGTTCTCATTTCCTGATTTCCAG ATGGAAGAGGGGTTCATTTTCGATGAGCAAACGATTCATCGGATGGAGCTCTTGGTCCTCGGAGCTCTCGATTGGCGGGTGCGATCCATTACGCCGTTCTCTTTCCTTCGATTCTTTCTATCCTTGTTTTCCCCAGCGCATCCCCCGCTGATCCACGCCCTCAAAGACAGAGCTTTGCGCATTCTCCTCAAAGCCCAGATTG AGATTAAGATGCTGGAGTTCAAGCCATCACTGATTGCCGCCTCAGCGCTTATCTCCGCAGCCGGCGAGCTCTTTCCTATCCAATCACCGGCCTTCAGCACCGCCATCTTCTCCTCTGATTTC GAGAAACTCAAAGACTGCTGCCTCGTGATGAGGGAGATGCTGGAGATGATGACGATGGACGGCTGTGATCGGGCTCTCAAGATGGTATCCAGCTGCAGTACCCCTGCCACCGTGCTTGGCGGGGCCTGCCCAAGCTCCGACAGCGAAAGGACCGTCGGATCCTCAATGAACGGCCGGGATGTGTATAAGGATCCAATTGAGGAAACCCCACCACCTTCCAGCTTTTTCTGCCCTTAG
- the LOC120267470 gene encoding equilibrative nucleotide transporter 3-like isoform X2 has protein sequence MSYQTGNGQAIRNEGKRIAIFVCWLLGNGSLFPWNSMLTIEDYYAYLFPNYHPSRVLTLVYQPFAVGTIAILAYREATLNTRKRNLIGFALFFFSSLAIVILDVATSGKGGIGVFIGICIISGVFGIADGHVQGGLVGDLYLMCPEFVQSFLAGLAASGALTSALRFITKAAFENSKGGLRNGALLFFAISAFFELLCVLLYAFVFPKLPIVKYYRSKAAAEGSKTVAADLAAGGVQTQEDRGAEEDPKSLELLSKKQLFLENIDYCVGIYVIYVLTLSIFPGFLSEDTGSHGLGSWYVLVLIAMYNVWDLIGRYIPVVERLKLKSRKALLGAIISRFLFIPAFYFTAKYGGQGWMIFLTSFLGLSNGYLTVCVLTAVPKGYKGPEQNALGNLLVVCLLAGIFSGVTLDWLWLIGKGW, from the exons ATGAGTTACCAGACTGGAAATGGTCAAGCAATAAGGAATGAG GGAAAGAGGATTGCAATATTTGTCTGCTGGCTTCTGGGAAATGGATCCCTATTCCCATGGAATAGCATGCTTACCATAGAAGATTATTATGCTTACCTCTTTCCG AATTACCATCCTTCAAGAGTGCTTACTCTTGTGTATCAACCCTTCGCTGTTGGAACCATTGCAATACTAGCTTACCGTGAAGCAACACTAAATACAAGAAAACGGAACTTAATTGGGTTCgcccttttcttcttcagttCACTTGCGATTGTTATT TTGGATGTGGCAACATCTGGGAAAGGAGGCATTGGAGTCTTTATTGGTATATGCATCATTAGTGGAGTATTTGGAATCGCTGATGGTCATGTGCAAGGAGGACTTGTTGGTGATCTGTATTTGATGTGCCCTGAATTTGTTCAa TCCTTCTTGGCTGGCTTAGCTGCTTCTGGAGCTCTGACCTCTGCTTTGCGGTTTATAACAAAGGCGGCTTTTGAGAATAGTAAAGGCGGTCTTCGCAATGGAGCTT TGCTATTCTTTGCCATTTCTGCATTTTTTGAGCTACTATGTGTTCTTCTATATGCATTTGTCTTCCCCAAACTGCCAATTGTGAAGTACTATCGTTCAAAAGCTGCTGCAGAAGGATCAAAGACAGTTGCTGCTGATCTTGCCGCTGGTGGAGTCCAAACTCAAGAAGACCGAGGA GCTGAAGAAGATCCGAAATCTCTAGAGCTTCTAAGCAAAAAACAGTTGTTTTTGGAAAATATAGATTATTGTGTTGGTATTTACGTCATTTATGTTCTCACCTTGTCAATTTTCCCTGGGTTCTTGTCAGAGGATACTGGATCACACGGCTTAGGTTCTTG GTATGTACTTGTCCTGATTGCGATGTACAATGTCTGGGATCTCATTGGTAGATACATACCAGTAGTAGAGAGGCTGAAATTGAAGTCAAGAAAAGCCCTCCTGGGTGCAATTATTTCTCGATTCTTATTCATTCCAGCCTTCTATTTCACGGCAAAATACGGAGGCCAAGGGTGGATGATCTTCTTGACCTCATTCTTAGGACTAAGTAATGGTTACCTTACCGTCTGCGTGCTAACTGCTGTTCCAAAGGGATACAAG GGACCTGAGCAAAATGCTTTAGGGAATTTGCTTGTGGTGTGCCTTCTGGCTGGTATTTTTTCCGGAGTTACACTTGATTGGTTGTGGCTTATTGGCAAAGGCTGGTGA
- the LOC120267470 gene encoding equilibrative nucleotide transporter 3-like isoform X1: protein MKEPLITGCDSHKEAMSYQTGNGQAIRNEGKRIAIFVCWLLGNGSLFPWNSMLTIEDYYAYLFPNYHPSRVLTLVYQPFAVGTIAILAYREATLNTRKRNLIGFALFFFSSLAIVILDVATSGKGGIGVFIGICIISGVFGIADGHVQGGLVGDLYLMCPEFVQSFLAGLAASGALTSALRFITKAAFENSKGGLRNGALLFFAISAFFELLCVLLYAFVFPKLPIVKYYRSKAAAEGSKTVAADLAAGGVQTQEDRGAEEDPKSLELLSKKQLFLENIDYCVGIYVIYVLTLSIFPGFLSEDTGSHGLGSWYVLVLIAMYNVWDLIGRYIPVVERLKLKSRKALLGAIISRFLFIPAFYFTAKYGGQGWMIFLTSFLGLSNGYLTVCVLTAVPKGYKGPEQNALGNLLVVCLLAGIFSGVTLDWLWLIGKGW from the exons ATGAAGGAACCACTAATAACTGGTTGTGATTCT CACAAAGAAGCCATGAGTTACCAGACTGGAAATGGTCAAGCAATAAGGAATGAG GGAAAGAGGATTGCAATATTTGTCTGCTGGCTTCTGGGAAATGGATCCCTATTCCCATGGAATAGCATGCTTACCATAGAAGATTATTATGCTTACCTCTTTCCG AATTACCATCCTTCAAGAGTGCTTACTCTTGTGTATCAACCCTTCGCTGTTGGAACCATTGCAATACTAGCTTACCGTGAAGCAACACTAAATACAAGAAAACGGAACTTAATTGGGTTCgcccttttcttcttcagttCACTTGCGATTGTTATT TTGGATGTGGCAACATCTGGGAAAGGAGGCATTGGAGTCTTTATTGGTATATGCATCATTAGTGGAGTATTTGGAATCGCTGATGGTCATGTGCAAGGAGGACTTGTTGGTGATCTGTATTTGATGTGCCCTGAATTTGTTCAa TCCTTCTTGGCTGGCTTAGCTGCTTCTGGAGCTCTGACCTCTGCTTTGCGGTTTATAACAAAGGCGGCTTTTGAGAATAGTAAAGGCGGTCTTCGCAATGGAGCTT TGCTATTCTTTGCCATTTCTGCATTTTTTGAGCTACTATGTGTTCTTCTATATGCATTTGTCTTCCCCAAACTGCCAATTGTGAAGTACTATCGTTCAAAAGCTGCTGCAGAAGGATCAAAGACAGTTGCTGCTGATCTTGCCGCTGGTGGAGTCCAAACTCAAGAAGACCGAGGA GCTGAAGAAGATCCGAAATCTCTAGAGCTTCTAAGCAAAAAACAGTTGTTTTTGGAAAATATAGATTATTGTGTTGGTATTTACGTCATTTATGTTCTCACCTTGTCAATTTTCCCTGGGTTCTTGTCAGAGGATACTGGATCACACGGCTTAGGTTCTTG GTATGTACTTGTCCTGATTGCGATGTACAATGTCTGGGATCTCATTGGTAGATACATACCAGTAGTAGAGAGGCTGAAATTGAAGTCAAGAAAAGCCCTCCTGGGTGCAATTATTTCTCGATTCTTATTCATTCCAGCCTTCTATTTCACGGCAAAATACGGAGGCCAAGGGTGGATGATCTTCTTGACCTCATTCTTAGGACTAAGTAATGGTTACCTTACCGTCTGCGTGCTAACTGCTGTTCCAAAGGGATACAAG GGACCTGAGCAAAATGCTTTAGGGAATTTGCTTGTGGTGTGCCTTCTGGCTGGTATTTTTTCCGGAGTTACACTTGATTGGTTGTGGCTTATTGGCAAAGGCTGGTGA
- the LOC120267469 gene encoding pentatricopeptide repeat-containing protein At1g28690, mitochondrial — protein sequence MMNYVSKNLNPINIISRAISFVPRRNNPSDSLRSSTAIASLLQSFIDSSSPSQGQAIHSHILKSGIRSNTNVSIKLLILHLKCGSLFYARQVLDQMPNPTLSAFNFMIAGYFKGGCTEEILYLVRKLAFSNERPDSFTLSMVLKLSVALFLPDLAKQVHLFIIKLLCELDDVLLAALVDSYVKNGKLGYARSVFDAMPQKNVVCSTTLIYGYMNQKSFGNAEEIFENIEEKDVVVFNAMIEGYSKTTKTALRSLEVYKDMQSLGFQPNISTFVSAIGACSLLSILEFGRQLHSQLIKMSIYLHVKSGSALIDMYAKCGRTEDARIVFNQMPEKNVFSWTSMIDGYGKNGNPHEALALFYKMKKYSNVKPNYATFLGALSACGHAGLVLEGQDIFNSMERDYSLKPRMEHYACVVYLLGRMGSLQEAYNFIKRIPEKPNSDVWAAMLASSRLHGDVKLADIAANEVFKLSRDGRPGAYLALSNTLAAAGKWEDVCEVRELMRERGVSKDAGCSWVGRDKGLCDFHEAEKE from the coding sequence ATGATGAATTATGTCTCAAAGAATTTAAACCCCATAAATATAATAAGTCGAGCAATATCTTTCGTCCCGCGAAGAAACAACCCTTCTGACTCCCTCCGTTCGTCGACCGCCATTGCTTCTCTTCTTCAGAGCTTCATTGATTCCAGCTCCCCTTCTCAAGGCCAGGCCATCCATTCCCACATCCTCAAATCCGGCATACGTTCCAACACCAATGTTTCCATCAAGCTCCTCATTCTGCACCTCAAATGCGGTTCCTTGTTTTATGCCCGTCAGGTGCTCGATCAAATGCCTAACCCAACGCTTTCTGCTTTTAACTTCATGATCGCTGGCTACTTTAAGGGAGGTTGTACCGAAGAAATATTATATCTTGTTAGGAAACTTGCTTTCTCAAATGAAAGACCAGATAGTTTCACCTTGTCAATGGTTTTGAAGCTCTCCGTTGCTCTGTTTTTGCCAGACCTTGCCAAACAGGTCCATCTGTTTATCATAAAATTGTTGTGTGAGTTAGATGATGTCCTTTTAGCTGCTCTTGTGGATTCTTACGTCAAGAATGGGAAGCTGGGTTACGCCAGGAGTGTATTCGATGCAATGCCACAGAAGAATGTTGTGTGTTCCACCACATTGATTTATGGGTACATGAATCAAAAGTCTTTTGGAAACGCTGAAgaaatatttgaaaacattGAAGAGAAAGACGTCGTTGTTTTTAATGCAATGATTGAAGGCTATAGTAAGACTACCAAGACTGCATTGAGGTCACTCGAAGTCTACAAAGACATGCAAAGTTTGGGTTTTCAGCCAAACATTTCAACCTTTGTGAGCGCCATCGGAGCTTGCTCTCTCTTATCAATATTGGAGTTTGGCCGGCAGCTACACAGCCAATTAATCAAGATGAGCATTTATCTCCATGTGAAATCAGGGAGTGCATTGATAGACATGTATGCCAAATGTGGAAGAACAGAGGACGCGCGTATAGTCTTTAATCAAATGCCAGAAAAGAATGTCTTTTCTTGGACTTCTATGATTGATGGATACGGGAAGAATGGTAACCCACACGAGGCTCTTGCTCTCTTCTATAAGATGAAAAAATACTCCAACGTAAAGCCGAACTATGCTACATTCCTCGGTGCTTTGTCGGCTTGTGGGCATGCCGGATTAGTATTGGAAGGCCAAGATATTTTCAATAGCATGGAGAGGGACTATTCACTCAAGCCTAGGATGGAGCATTATGCTTGTGTGGTGTACCTCTTGGGAAGGATGGGGAGCCTGCAGGAAGCATACAACTTCATTAAAAGGATTCCTGAGAAACCAAATTCAGATGTATGGGCTGCAATGCTTGCATCAAGTAGACTTCATGGGGATGTGAAACTGGCAGATATTGCAGCTAATGAGGTTTTTAAATTGAGTAGAGATGGGAGGCCTGGGGCTTATCTTGCATTGTCAAATACATTAGCAGCCGCAGGGAAATGGGAGGATGTTTGTGAAGTTAGGGAATTGATGAGAGAGAGGGGTGTATCTAAAGATGCAGGCTGTAGTTGGGTTGGTAGGGACAAAGGTCTTTGTGATTTCCATGAAGCTGAAAAAGAATGA